One region of Gilliamella sp. ESL0405 genomic DNA includes:
- the hflK gene encoding FtsH protease activity modulator HflK — MAWNQPGNNGQDNDPWGNNNKKPSKSSGGLLDIINNLLKKGNSGNNNGGSQGTKLPINASKIIGIIVVTLIVILAGSGFYTINQSQRGVITRFGQVQPEIIQPGLNWRIPLVDNLYVVDTQGTQNFNVKGYIVTTGENLVYVEMNVQYRINDPIKYLFNVTNVKDSLHQAADSALRTAVGSSNIDAIISDGRAALESSTKDELVNVITQYDMGINIVDLNFQVAGPPDQVQDAYDDAIRAQGDSEREIKKAEADKVQLIQQAEGHSARIIADADAYKVKVELEAAGDVARFEKLLPQYKAAPEITKERLYIETMEKILSKTNKVIVNDKSGNLMVLPLEQLMKNKGQPATNSIDSNSEYNFNTPSSSEPIITVPEAKSESQQSVSPNNQPTDRTMREPRFIGR; from the coding sequence ATGGCGTGGAATCAGCCCGGTAATAACGGACAAGATAACGACCCATGGGGAAATAACAACAAAAAACCGTCCAAATCATCAGGCGGTTTATTGGATATCATTAATAACCTTCTAAAAAAGGGTAACTCAGGAAACAATAATGGTGGGTCACAAGGCACTAAGTTGCCAATAAATGCCTCAAAAATTATTGGTATTATTGTTGTCACCCTTATCGTCATTTTGGCAGGAAGTGGGTTTTATACTATTAATCAAAGCCAGCGTGGTGTGATAACTCGCTTTGGTCAAGTTCAGCCAGAAATTATTCAACCCGGATTAAATTGGCGAATACCTTTAGTTGATAATTTGTATGTTGTTGATACGCAAGGTACACAAAATTTCAATGTTAAAGGCTATATTGTGACCACCGGTGAAAATCTGGTTTATGTTGAGATGAATGTTCAGTATCGTATCAACGATCCGATAAAATATTTATTTAATGTAACAAATGTTAAAGATAGTCTTCACCAAGCGGCAGATAGTGCACTTAGAACGGCAGTAGGAAGCTCTAATATCGATGCAATTATTTCAGATGGCCGTGCGGCTCTTGAAAGCAGCACTAAAGATGAGCTAGTTAATGTTATTACGCAGTATGATATGGGGATTAATATCGTTGATTTAAATTTCCAGGTTGCCGGTCCTCCTGATCAAGTTCAAGATGCTTATGATGATGCGATTCGTGCTCAAGGCGATAGTGAGCGTGAAATCAAAAAAGCTGAAGCCGATAAAGTTCAATTAATCCAGCAAGCAGAAGGTCACTCAGCAAGAATTATAGCTGATGCAGATGCCTATAAAGTCAAAGTTGAACTCGAAGCAGCGGGTGATGTAGCACGCTTCGAAAAATTACTACCACAATATAAAGCGGCGCCGGAAATAACCAAAGAGCGTTTATATATCGAGACAATGGAAAAAATATTGAGTAAAACCAATAAAGTCATTGTTAATGATAAAAGTGGTAATTTAATGGTATTACCTTTAGAACAATTAATGAAAAATAAAGGTCAACCAGCGACTAATTCAATTGATTCAAATAGCGAATACAATTTTAATACACCAAGTTCTTCTGAACCAATAATCACTGTACCAGAAGCTAAGAGTGAATCACAACAAAGCGTTAGCCCGAACAATCAGCCAACTGATAGAACAATGCGGGAACCGCGGTTTATTGGACGTTAA
- the miaA gene encoding tRNA (adenosine(37)-N6)-dimethylallyltransferase MiaA: MNKPKIISLMGPTASGKTAFAMALADKYPIDIISVDSALIYRGMDIGTAKPTQDEQKQYPHKLIDICDPAQSYSAANFRHDAIVEIENSLKNGRIPLLVGGTMLYFKALIEGLSPLPAADSEIRQQIEEKANRLGWQAIHEDLKKVDPVSAKRIHPNDPQRLNRALEVYLITGKSLTELTEQSGEALPYDIKQFAIMPQDRAELHQRIEQRFLQMLDQGFEDEVKTLMQRSDLHLNLPSIRCVGYRQMWEYLTGDVSYDEMVFKGICATRQLAKRQITWLRGWQQPITWLNSDNSETMLSQIF, from the coding sequence ATGAACAAACCAAAAATTATTTCGTTAATGGGGCCAACCGCTTCGGGCAAAACCGCCTTTGCAATGGCTCTTGCTGATAAATACCCAATTGATATCATCAGTGTTGATTCAGCACTGATTTATCGAGGAATGGATATCGGTACCGCTAAACCCACTCAAGATGAACAAAAACAGTATCCACATAAGCTGATTGATATTTGTGATCCGGCGCAGAGCTATTCGGCTGCCAATTTTCGCCATGATGCGATAGTTGAAATTGAAAATTCACTAAAAAATGGCCGAATTCCATTATTAGTTGGTGGCACCATGCTTTATTTCAAAGCATTAATCGAAGGTTTATCACCGCTTCCGGCGGCAGATAGTGAAATTCGTCAGCAAATAGAAGAGAAAGCTAATCGATTAGGTTGGCAAGCCATTCATGAGGATTTAAAAAAGGTGGATCCGGTTTCAGCAAAGCGGATCCACCCAAATGACCCTCAGCGACTAAATCGTGCTCTAGAAGTCTATTTGATTACCGGTAAAAGCTTAACTGAGCTAACTGAGCAAAGCGGCGAAGCGTTGCCATATGACATCAAGCAATTTGCTATCATGCCACAAGATAGAGCAGAACTACATCAACGTATTGAACAGCGCTTTTTACAGATGCTAGATCAGGGGTTTGAAGACGAAGTGAAAACATTGATGCAGCGATCGGATCTGCACTTGAATCTTCCCTCGATTCGTTGTGTTGGTTATCGGCAGATGTGGGAATATTTAACTGGCGATGTTAGCTATGATGAGATGGTATTTAAAGGTATTTGTGCAACTCGCCAATTAGCTAAAAGACAGATCACTTGGCTTCGCGGGTGGCAACAGCCAATTACTTGGCTAAACAGTGATAATAGCGAAACAATGCTTAGTCAGATTTTTTAA
- the mutL gene encoding DNA mismatch repair endonuclease MutL yields the protein MAIHILSPQLANQIAAGEVVERPASVIKELVENSLDAGSTQIDIDLEQGGCKLIRIRDNGCGIAKDELALALARHATSKITTLDDLDSIMSLGFRGEALASISSVARLTLTSRTAEQSEAWQVYAEGRDMQPTIKPAAHPVGSTVEVLDLFYNTPARRRFLKTEKTEFMHIEEFVRRIALARPDVTFNLQHNGKLVKQYRTQELAKRVEMVCGRAFMQKAVKLDWQHDDLIIQGWVTSSEVSDLQYFYVNGRVIKDKLLNHALRQAYVSRTNEQQSYVVFLQIDPKQVDVNVHPAKHEVRFHEARLVHDFVYQAIVMALESDLPSIATDQPAIMPNRSAAGENIFNHPKSPQSYQTVNPLPKKQANHIKENTAYGQLVKVEPQLELVAASEVIESSQETITEPQKAVIDALFPKRNTPLQTLHQQLDSASLVQFGRVLTVIQPDIALLEKYEDNQQKFMLMNLPIAQQKVTAIKLLTQESEKLLIPLTILVNHKEQQVLATYQPQLQFLGFDFYVDKAKLHLQSVPKMLRTMNWQQLLPSLIAYLTSSDKDNEKGIDPTQIAAWLASQCDDNRTASWSVAKVIQLLAQLEQIDAQLLQQTTFLHPVDLQSFTQSMLS from the coding sequence ATGGCAATTCATATTCTATCACCTCAATTAGCTAATCAAATCGCAGCAGGTGAAGTGGTAGAACGACCGGCATCGGTTATTAAGGAGTTAGTTGAAAATAGCCTTGATGCCGGCAGTACACAAATCGATATTGATTTAGAACAAGGTGGCTGTAAGCTAATTCGTATTCGTGATAATGGTTGTGGGATAGCCAAAGATGAACTGGCTTTAGCCCTAGCGCGTCATGCAACCAGTAAAATTACCACGCTTGATGATTTAGATTCGATAATGAGTCTTGGCTTTCGTGGCGAAGCGCTAGCCAGTATTAGCTCTGTTGCCAGATTAACGCTAACTTCTCGTACGGCTGAACAATCAGAAGCATGGCAAGTTTATGCTGAAGGCCGGGATATGCAGCCAACAATCAAGCCTGCCGCTCATCCTGTGGGGTCAACAGTTGAAGTGCTTGATCTATTTTACAATACGCCGGCAAGGCGCCGTTTTCTTAAAACTGAGAAAACCGAATTTATGCATATTGAGGAGTTTGTCCGACGAATTGCGCTAGCTCGGCCAGATGTGACTTTTAATTTACAGCACAATGGTAAGCTCGTTAAACAGTATCGTACTCAAGAGTTAGCAAAAAGGGTTGAAATGGTTTGTGGGCGAGCGTTTATGCAAAAAGCGGTCAAATTGGATTGGCAACATGATGATTTAATTATTCAAGGCTGGGTGACCAGTAGCGAAGTGAGTGATCTGCAATATTTTTATGTTAATGGTCGAGTCATTAAAGATAAACTCTTAAATCATGCTTTACGACAAGCTTATGTCAGTCGTACCAATGAACAACAAAGTTATGTCGTATTTTTACAAATTGACCCTAAACAAGTCGATGTTAATGTTCATCCCGCTAAGCATGAAGTGCGTTTTCATGAAGCGAGGCTTGTGCATGATTTTGTTTATCAAGCTATCGTTATGGCGTTAGAGTCTGATTTGCCTTCTATAGCCACAGACCAACCTGCTATTATGCCAAATCGATCTGCTGCCGGTGAAAACATCTTTAATCACCCTAAATCGCCGCAATCTTATCAAACCGTCAATCCGCTACCGAAAAAACAGGCTAATCATATTAAAGAAAATACAGCTTATGGGCAGTTAGTAAAGGTTGAGCCGCAACTGGAATTGGTTGCAGCATCTGAAGTGATTGAATCGTCACAAGAAACTATTACTGAACCACAAAAAGCGGTGATAGATGCGTTATTTCCGAAACGAAATACGCCATTACAAACGTTACATCAACAGCTTGATAGTGCGTCATTAGTCCAATTTGGTCGGGTGTTGACGGTCATTCAACCTGATATCGCCTTATTGGAAAAGTATGAAGATAATCAGCAAAAGTTTATGTTAATGAATCTACCAATTGCGCAACAAAAAGTAACTGCAATCAAATTATTAACTCAAGAATCGGAAAAATTACTTATTCCACTGACTATTTTAGTTAATCATAAAGAACAGCAAGTGTTAGCCACTTATCAACCACAATTGCAGTTTTTAGGCTTTGATTTTTATGTTGATAAAGCTAAACTCCATTTACAAAGCGTGCCTAAAATGTTGCGAACAATGAATTGGCAACAGCTCTTACCTAGTTTAATCGCTTATCTGACATCATCAGATAAAGACAACGAGAAGGGTATTGATCCAACGCAAATAGCAGCATGGTTAGCAAGCCAATGCGATGATAATCGTACGGCGAGTTGGAGCGTTGCCAAAGTGATACAACTATTAGCGCAATTAGAGCAGATTGATGCTCAGTTATTACAACAAACGACATTTTTACATCCCGTTGATCTCCAATCATTTACTCAATCAATGTTATCATGA
- a CDS encoding anhydro-N-acetylmuramic acid kinase — MQNLYIGVMSGTSMDGVDMALVDITANKIVTLASDCEPMPESIKQRLLNLCETKHTTLQNLGELDRQLGLLYADSINKFLLKNDIDRKQIKAIGCHGQTVYHAPNTQYPFTMQIGDANIIAAKTEITTIADFRRKDMAYGGQGAPLVPAFHKAVLQDQQINRVVLNIGGISNISVLIPNQAVIGYDTGPGNVLLDSWVYQNLSKRYDKDGQWAKTGKVNQALLSQLFDEDYFKMPAPKSTGRELFNLPWLHKKLTQFALLPQDIQATLVEFTALSIAQEIRKLPINKQLPCQLLVCGGGARNPLIMQRLSMLLPQWQVMKTDQVGINSDDMEAIAFAWLAYCRINHIPSNIPEVTGASQAVCLGVIYQ; from the coding sequence ATGCAAAACTTATATATCGGTGTCATGTCTGGAACAAGTATGGATGGGGTTGATATGGCGTTAGTGGATATTACCGCCAATAAGATTGTGACATTAGCCAGTGACTGTGAGCCAATGCCGGAATCAATTAAACAACGGTTACTTAACCTCTGTGAAACAAAGCACACAACACTGCAAAATTTAGGCGAGCTTGATCGCCAACTGGGTTTGTTATATGCCGATAGCATCAATAAGTTTTTGCTTAAAAATGATATTGATAGAAAGCAAATTAAGGCGATTGGCTGTCACGGTCAAACTGTCTATCATGCACCAAACACACAATATCCTTTTACGATGCAAATTGGCGATGCCAATATTATCGCTGCCAAAACAGAAATCACAACAATTGCCGATTTTCGGCGTAAAGATATGGCTTACGGCGGGCAAGGTGCACCACTCGTGCCCGCTTTTCATAAAGCGGTGCTGCAAGACCAACAGATTAATCGAGTGGTTTTAAATATTGGTGGTATCAGTAATATTTCAGTATTAATCCCCAATCAAGCCGTTATTGGGTATGACACTGGACCGGGTAATGTATTACTCGATAGTTGGGTATATCAAAATCTGAGTAAAAGGTATGACAAAGACGGGCAATGGGCGAAAACAGGCAAGGTTAATCAAGCGTTATTGTCCCAATTATTTGATGAAGACTATTTTAAAATGCCTGCCCCTAAAAGTACCGGGCGTGAGTTATTTAATCTACCTTGGTTACATAAAAAACTGACTCAATTTGCGTTATTACCTCAAGATATACAAGCCACATTAGTTGAGTTTACGGCGTTATCTATCGCACAAGAGATTAGAAAATTACCGATTAATAAACAGTTACCTTGCCAACTATTGGTTTGTGGCGGGGGAGCAAGAAATCCGCTTATTATGCAAAGATTATCGATGTTATTACCCCAATGGCAGGTAATGAAAACCGATCAAGTGGGTATAAACAGTGATGACATGGAGGCGATTGCTTTTGCTTGGCTGGCTTATTGTCGCATTAATCATATTCCTTCGAATATTCCGGAAGTGACTGGCGCAAGCCAAGCGGTATGTTTAGGCGTGATATATCAATAA
- the hfq gene encoding RNA chaperone Hfq — MSKGQSLQDPYLNLLRREHIPVSIYLVNGIKLQGQIESFDQFVILLKNTVSQMVYKHAISTVVPSRPISGLVTQSEEESES; from the coding sequence ATGTCAAAAGGGCAGTCATTACAAGATCCTTACTTAAATTTGCTTCGTCGCGAACACATTCCTGTATCAATCTATTTAGTTAATGGTATTAAATTACAAGGACAAATAGAATCATTTGATCAATTTGTAATTTTATTAAAAAATACAGTGAGCCAAATGGTTTATAAACATGCTATCTCAACAGTCGTTCCTTCAAGACCTATTTCAGGATTGGTAACCCAGTCTGAAGAGGAAAGCGAAAGCTGA
- the kdgR gene encoding DNA-binding transcriptional regulator KdgR, which translates to MNDSSPESVASVLKVFGILEALSESKDIAISELSQKVMMPKSTAYRFLQTMKSLGYVNQEEDSDKYSLNLKLLDLGNRVLYHQNFLTIADLEMRKLRDKTKETIHLAVREGDQIIYVNKVASEQYSLCLTSKIGNQATIHASGLGKVLLAWLDDESKKSLVNGIDFVRYTPKTITSKEAFLAELDEVKRCGYGKDNEESELGLRCFAVPIYNRLGNIIAALSLSTSIFRCNTADEEAKLINEISQSAAKISELIGYNKQSKNID; encoded by the coding sequence ATGAACGATAGTTCACCAGAATCCGTTGCTTCAGTATTAAAAGTTTTTGGAATTTTAGAGGCTTTATCTGAGTCAAAAGACATTGCAATATCAGAATTATCGCAAAAAGTAATGATGCCTAAAAGCACAGCTTATCGTTTTTTACAAACTATGAAATCATTAGGTTACGTTAATCAAGAAGAGGATTCTGACAAGTATTCGTTGAATTTAAAACTACTTGATTTAGGTAACCGAGTGCTTTATCACCAAAACTTTTTGACCATTGCTGATTTAGAAATGAGAAAGTTACGGGATAAAACTAAAGAAACTATCCATTTAGCGGTTCGAGAAGGTGATCAAATTATCTATGTTAATAAAGTTGCTTCCGAACAATATAGCCTCTGTTTAACTTCGAAAATTGGTAATCAAGCCACAATTCACGCAAGTGGACTCGGTAAAGTCTTATTAGCTTGGCTCGATGACGAAAGCAAAAAAAGCTTAGTTAATGGTATTGATTTTGTTAGGTATACACCCAAAACCATTACCAGCAAAGAGGCTTTTTTAGCTGAACTCGATGAAGTAAAACGTTGTGGATATGGTAAAGATAATGAAGAATCTGAGCTAGGCTTACGATGCTTTGCGGTGCCGATTTATAATCGTTTAGGCAATATTATTGCGGCATTAAGCCTATCAACCTCAATTTTTCGATGCAACACTGCTGATGAAGAAGCGAAATTAATTAATGAAATCAGTCAGTCTGCGGCCAAAATTTCAGAGTTGATTGGTTATAACAAACAATCAAAAAATATTGATTAA
- the hflC gene encoding protease modulator HflC, which yields MRKLLIPLVLILIGVLVSSVYVIEEGTRGVVLRFNKIIELSTPGLHFKIPGMDSVKVIDAKIQTTNSSNNNREQRFFNVQKKELIVDYFVQWKIVDFNRYYETIAGGNNVEDLLLARLNGRLRAEIGKLSNEDIINDSNADTKSRNSLMIRVKDALNGTHHETVDNTPIDKLVNDAKKDPEGSKTSLRAFGVEVIDVRIKKINFPDAVSGSIYARMRAEREVIARDKRFEGVKKAEETRASATLQATKILSEAERQSRATRGEGDANAAKLYADAFSKDKEFFSFIRSLKAYEQSFVGNDVMVISPDSEFFQYMKLKSDK from the coding sequence ATGCGTAAATTATTGATTCCTCTTGTTTTGATTTTAATTGGTGTACTTGTCTCAAGTGTCTACGTGATTGAAGAAGGAACTCGTGGTGTGGTTTTACGATTCAATAAAATTATTGAGTTATCAACACCGGGACTACATTTTAAAATTCCAGGTATGGATAGCGTTAAAGTTATTGATGCAAAAATTCAAACAACCAATAGTTCAAATAATAATCGAGAACAACGATTTTTTAATGTTCAGAAAAAAGAGTTGATTGTAGACTATTTTGTGCAATGGAAAATTGTGGATTTTAACCGTTATTATGAAACAATTGCCGGCGGTAATAATGTCGAAGATTTATTATTAGCTCGTTTAAACGGACGGTTAAGAGCTGAGATCGGTAAACTCAGTAATGAAGACATTATCAACGATTCTAATGCAGATACTAAATCACGTAACTCATTAATGATTCGTGTGAAAGATGCTTTAAATGGTACTCATCATGAAACAGTTGATAATACACCGATCGATAAACTTGTAAATGATGCTAAGAAAGATCCGGAAGGTTCTAAAACCAGCTTACGAGCATTTGGTGTTGAAGTGATTGATGTGCGAATTAAAAAGATCAATTTCCCGGATGCGGTTTCTGGTTCTATCTATGCAAGAATGCGAGCTGAACGTGAAGTTATTGCACGTGATAAACGTTTTGAAGGTGTCAAAAAAGCTGAAGAAACACGAGCAAGTGCGACTTTACAAGCCACTAAAATATTATCTGAAGCAGAACGCCAATCACGTGCTACCCGCGGTGAGGGCGACGCCAATGCAGCTAAACTTTATGCCGATGCATTTAGTAAAGATAAAGAATTTTTTAGCTTTATTCGTAGCTTAAAAGCTTATGAACAAAGCTTTGTTGGCAATGATGTTATGGTCATTAGCCCGGATAGTGAATTTTTCCAATATATGAAATTAAAATCTGATAAATAA
- the tsaE gene encoding tRNA (adenosine(37)-N6)-threonylcarbamoyltransferase complex ATPase subunit type 1 TsaE → MKSIILANEHETILFGQQLAKQSLHYLLNHDSAIVIYLIGDLGAGKTTFSRGFLQQLGHIGNVKSPTYTLVEPYEFDGFSVYHFDLYRLSDPEELEFMGIREYFAAKSICLIEWPNQAQGILPNADIEIHLDYLALERSVCLEAKTDTGQAIINQLNDELVKKQ, encoded by the coding sequence ATGAAATCGATCATTTTAGCTAACGAGCACGAAACCATTTTGTTTGGTCAGCAACTGGCAAAACAATCGCTACACTATTTATTGAATCATGATAGTGCAATAGTTATCTATCTTATTGGAGACCTTGGCGCAGGAAAAACGACATTTAGTCGTGGTTTTTTACAACAATTAGGTCATATCGGTAATGTTAAAAGTCCAACCTATACTTTAGTTGAACCTTATGAGTTTGACGGGTTTAGTGTTTATCATTTCGATCTATATCGGCTTAGTGATCCTGAAGAGTTGGAGTTTATGGGGATTCGTGAATATTTTGCTGCAAAATCTATTTGCTTAATTGAGTGGCCCAATCAAGCTCAAGGTATTTTACCTAACGCCGATATCGAAATTCATTTGGATTATTTGGCGCTTGAACGTAGTGTTTGTTTAGAAGCAAAAACAGATACCGGCCAAGCTATTATCAATCAATTAAACGATGAACTAGTGAAAAAACAATGA
- a CDS encoding Sua5/YciO/YrdC/YwlC family protein — protein sequence MANLLSLSQSTIRLKNGEVIAYPTEAVFGLGCDPDCQSAVLKLLQLKQRSIDKGLILIASNFQQLTPYINLNTITAEQKQLALNSWPGPITWIFPKNLSTPYFLTGQFDSIAVRVTAHPLVRELCEQFGKPLVSTSANLSGYQACKTAAEVAKQFGEDFPILQGETGNRSQPSEIRDILTGHIIRQG from the coding sequence ATGGCCAATTTATTATCTTTATCTCAATCAACAATCCGATTGAAAAATGGGGAAGTGATTGCTTACCCGACAGAAGCGGTGTTCGGGCTAGGTTGCGATCCTGATTGCCAGTCAGCTGTACTCAAACTGCTACAATTAAAACAACGATCAATTGATAAAGGGCTGATATTAATTGCCAGCAATTTTCAACAACTGACTCCTTATATCAATCTTAATACTATCACCGCTGAGCAAAAACAATTAGCCTTGAATAGCTGGCCTGGTCCAATCACTTGGATTTTTCCTAAAAATCTTAGCACGCCTTACTTCTTAACCGGTCAATTTGATTCAATTGCCGTACGTGTAACTGCGCATCCGTTAGTGCGCGAGCTTTGTGAGCAATTCGGTAAACCACTGGTATCAACCAGTGCTAATTTATCGGGCTATCAGGCTTGTAAAACTGCGGCGGAAGTTGCTAAACAATTTGGTGAGGATTTTCCAATTTTACAAGGTGAGACAGGTAATCGATCGCAACCTTCGGAAATTAGAGATATCTTAACCGGTCACATTATTCGACAAGGATAA
- the tusB gene encoding sulfurtransferase complex subunit TusB codes for MLHTISTANQSIIDTQLISDQDAVLFWQNGVMLARQHIPLLDEIVKKTPYCFALDSDIAARGLIALIDARISIINMQQAVELTAKYHPQLNWE; via the coding sequence ATGTTACATACAATTTCAACAGCTAACCAATCGATTATTGATACCCAACTAATATCTGATCAAGATGCGGTGCTATTTTGGCAAAATGGCGTGATGTTAGCCAGACAACATATCCCATTACTCGATGAAATAGTCAAAAAAACGCCATATTGCTTTGCACTTGATAGTGACATTGCCGCACGTGGATTGATCGCATTGATCGACGCAAGAATTAGTATCATTAATATGCAACAAGCTGTAGAGTTAACCGCAAAATATCACCCACAATTAAACTGGGAATAA
- the hflX gene encoding ribosome rescue GTPase HflX yields the protein MFERYKGGESALLVHVFFPQESDIEDLKEFEVLVSSAQIDILDIVTTSRKSPQAKYFIGEGKALEIAEKVKQLEASVILVNHTLTPTQERNLEKLCECRVVDRTGLILDIFAQRARTHEGKLQVELAQLQYLSTRLVRGWTHLERQKGGIGLRGPGETQLETDRRLIRHRIQLILSRLAKVEKQRNQNRQSRNKADLPTVSLVGYTNAGKSTLFNQLTNADVYAADQLFATLDPTLRRIMVDDVGEVVLADTVGFIRHLPHDLIAAFKATLLETQEAALLLHVVDAADPNLLDNIHAVDEVLLEIQAHEIPTLLVMNKIDLMDDKQPCIDRDENGMPIRVWISAQNGLGLDLLFIALKERLARQIQVCQLSLPTHLARLRSRFYQLNAVEHEFINKDGSFHLDVRMPLIEWNRLCKQEPDLLYLTNTQNNN from the coding sequence TTGTTTGAGCGATATAAAGGCGGTGAATCTGCCTTATTAGTCCATGTATTCTTCCCCCAAGAAAGCGATATCGAGGATCTAAAAGAGTTTGAAGTATTAGTTTCTTCAGCTCAAATAGACATTCTCGATATCGTGACAACTTCAAGAAAATCACCACAAGCCAAATATTTTATCGGCGAGGGTAAAGCCCTAGAAATCGCTGAAAAAGTTAAGCAACTTGAAGCATCGGTTATTTTAGTCAATCATACACTAACACCCACTCAAGAACGTAACCTTGAAAAACTGTGCGAATGCCGTGTAGTTGATCGAACAGGATTGATTCTCGATATTTTTGCTCAGCGAGCCAGAACGCATGAAGGTAAACTGCAAGTAGAGTTAGCCCAATTGCAATATCTTTCCACTCGTTTAGTTCGAGGATGGACACATTTAGAACGCCAAAAAGGTGGGATAGGATTGCGTGGTCCCGGTGAAACTCAGTTAGAAACGGATAGACGCTTAATCCGGCATCGAATTCAATTAATTTTATCCCGACTTGCCAAAGTTGAAAAACAGCGTAATCAAAATCGCCAATCAAGAAACAAAGCCGATCTGCCTACCGTTTCATTAGTCGGTTATACCAATGCCGGTAAATCAACACTCTTTAATCAGTTAACAAATGCTGATGTCTATGCCGCAGACCAATTATTTGCAACACTCGATCCAACATTAAGGCGTATTATGGTCGATGATGTTGGCGAAGTTGTGTTAGCCGATACCGTGGGATTTATTCGTCACTTGCCGCATGATCTTATCGCAGCTTTTAAAGCTACTTTACTTGAAACGCAAGAAGCGGCACTTTTGCTACATGTTGTTGATGCAGCCGATCCTAACTTACTGGATAATATTCATGCTGTTGATGAAGTACTGTTAGAAATTCAAGCACATGAAATCCCAACGTTATTAGTGATGAATAAAATCGATCTCATGGACGACAAACAGCCCTGTATTGATCGTGATGAAAATGGAATGCCAATTCGTGTTTGGATTTCTGCGCAAAATGGTTTAGGATTAGATCTCTTATTTATTGCATTAAAAGAAAGGCTTGCTAGACAGATTCAAGTTTGTCAATTAAGCTTACCAACTCATTTAGCCAGACTTAGAAGTCGTTTTTATCAGTTAAATGCAGTGGAACATGAATTCATTAATAAAGATGGTAGTTTTCATCTTGATGTGAGGATGCCTTTAATTGAATGGAATCGCCTCTGTAAACAAGAACCAGATCTGCTATACTTAACCAATACGCAAAATAACAACTAA